A region of the Pantoea alfalfae genome:
CTGCTGCGTCACCAGTTCAGGCACCAGACGGCTGTCTGAACAGGAGATAAACAGCGCTTTCGGATTTTGATTTGACGCCAGGCTTTTGAAAAGATCCTTCCTTTCAGGAAACACATTCTGCTGGAAATTCAGAAATCCGTTGATGATCTCTTTCATTATTTAGCTCTCACATTATCCATTTCATTACCTGAGGGGCATAGCCCCCTCAGTGGGGTTTGCTGGTTTATTATTAATGAAAACAAGTGAATATCAACCCGCGTTTTTCAGACAACCCTGAAGCGCTGGCATCGTCAGCGTTTCGCTTATTCACCATCCAGCGTTCCTGGAGCCGATTTCTTTTTACAGCACGGGAAGTTACTGGAAAAGGCAGAGGGCGATCCACCCACTTTTTTTGTCTGCGTCCTGAACCGGCTTTTACGCGTTTTTTCACTACTTTACGTCGCAGTTTGACCGAAACCAAAGATTTCTGTTTTGCATCTGGCCTTTCAGGGCAGGAAAAGGGGAGCAGGATAACGCCCGGAGAATGAGCCGGGCGGGTTCAGGCAATGATGTCAGCCACGGTGGAGGTGGCCGGGGGAGGAGATTTAGCGCTTAACCATACTGCTGCTGATGCGCCTTCTTGCGTCGCAGGTAGTCCTCGTCTTCACGTAGTTTGTCCCAGTAACCCTTGAAAATGGCCGCTGCAGCAGCCTTTTCCTCGTTGACGCCACGCGGCAGCTCCTTGCCATCCGCGTCATATTTGCGCCCGCCTTTGTGGTTGCTGTAACGACGCGCTCGGGTGTATCCCATCTGGATAAATTTGCGCGCCATATCCATGCCGACAAAATCGTCCTGACGCCGGTAATCCTCAAACAGCGCCATGATTTTTTCAGCCGACTCTTCAGCAATGGGGACGGTGCGAAAACGCCAGTGCGGCAGAATTTCGCCTTTATAAGGCTCGACCATCAGCACACCCTGCTCACCTCGCCCGACCTGATAAAGCTCGGGATGCTGGCGGAAGTCGATCGTGCTGAAGTCCTGATCATAATCGAAAGGTTTCATCTCTTTAGTTTAGGATCAAGTGCGTCACGTAGCCCGTCGCCGAGCAAATTAAATGCCAGAACCGTGAAGAAAATCGCCAGGCTGGGAAAAATCGCCACGTGCGGGGCAATCACCATGTCGGCCCGCGCCTCATTCAGCATGGCGCCCCACTCCGGCGTTGGCGGCTGGGCGCCCAGCCCGAGAAACGACAGACTGGCGGCAGTGATAATGGAAGTCCCTACCCGCATAGTGAAATAGACCACAATCGGCGATACCGTGCCGGGCAGAATATGCCGCATCAGGATTGTCCAGTCAGACGCGCCGATGCTGCGTGCCGACTCAATATAGGTCTGATGCTTCAGCACCAGCGTGTTACCGCGTACCAGTCGGGCAAAGGCCGGGATACTGAAGATAGCGACTGCCACAATCACGTTGCTCATGCCGCTGCCCATAATGGCCACCACCGCAATCGCCAGCAGAATGCCGGGAAAGGCAAACAGCACATCACAGATGCGCATGGTGATACGGTCCCACCAGCCTTCGTAATACCCGGCCAGCAGACCAAACAGCGTGCCAATCACTGCGCCAATGACCACCGAGAAAAAGCCGGCAATGAGAGAGATACGCGTGCCGACCAGCACGCGGCTGAAGATATCGCGCCCCAGCGAATCGACGCCAAAGAAATGCATCAGCGACGGCCCGTCGTTGAGCCGGTCATAATCGAAGTAGTTCTCGGCGTCGAACGGCGCAATCCATGGGGCGATCACTGCCAGTACAATCAGTATCAGCACAAACACCCCGGCCAGCAGCGCCACCGGCTGACGCCGGAAGCGTCGCCAGAACTCACGCCACGGCGTACGCACCCGGTTCTCCGCTATCAGCGGCATCGTTTTCAGGGCCGCTTCACGTCGCCAGTTTTTCATCGCGACTCCTTGAAACGAATAGCGGGGTTAATCACCGCATAGAGCATGTCGACAAACAGATTGATCAGAATAAACTCCAGTGAAAACAGCAGTACTTCGGCCTGAATAACCGGATAGTCGCGCATCGCCACGGAGTCGACCAGCAGACGCCCCAGGCCCGGCCAGTTAAACACCACCTCGACCACAATTGAGCCACCCAGCAGAAAACCAAACTGCAGCCCCATCATCGTGACCACCGGGATCATCGCGTTGCGCAGGCCATGTTTCACCACCACCAGCGACTCGCGTACCCCTTTGGCCCGGGCGGTACGCATGTAATCTTCCTGCATCACCTCCACGAACGAGGCGCGGGTAAAGCGCGCCATGACTGCCGCGACCGCTGCACCTAAGGTGATGGAGGGCAGAATGTAATGCTTCCAGCTCTCAGCCCCGACGGTGGGCAGCCAGCCCAGCTCAACCGAGAAGACCTGCATCAGCAGCATCCCCAGCGCAAAGGCGGGAAACGAAATGCCCGACACCGCCAGCGTCATGCCGAGCCTGTCGGGCCAGCGGTTACGCCAGACAGCCGAAACGATACCGATGGTCATGCCAAAAATCACCGCCCAGATCATGCTGGCCAGTGTCAGCCACAGAGTCGGCATAAAGCGCGAGGCGATCTCATCCGCAACCGGGCGTTTGGAAACCATCGACTGACCAAAATCACCCTGCAACGCATTCAGCATAAAGTGCCAGAACTGCTGTGGCAGCGGCAGATCGAGACCCAGTTCCTGACGCACCAGCGCCACCACCGAGGCATCCGCTTCCGGCCCGGCGATCAGGCGTGCCGGGTCGCCCGGCAGCAGGTGAACAAACAGGAATACCAGCACCGCCACGATCAGGAGCGTGGGGATCAGCCCAAACAGTCGTTTGAGAAAGTAGTTAAACATGCAACATCCTGCAGTTGCGGCCAGCCACGCGGGCTGGCCGGCTCCGTTACTTCAGCGTGGCCTCATCAAAATTGAATGAGGTATCGGGCATCACATAAAAACCAGTCAGGTTTTTGCTGTTGGCAGAAACCAGTTGCTCAACCACCAGCGGGATCCAGGGATGGTCCTGCCAGATGGTGTCCTGCGCCTCTTTGTAGAGACGCGCTTTTTCAGCACGGTCAGTGGTTTTCAGCGCATCGGCCAGATCTTTATCGACCTTCGGATTGCTGTAAAACGCGGTGTTGAAGATTGCCGGTGGCCAGGCAGCGGTGGCAAACAGTGGCGTCAGCGCCCAGTCGGCCTCACCGGTTGAGGCAGACCAGCCAGTATAGAACATACGCACGCCGCTCTCTTTCTGGCCTTTACCTTCGACTTCAGCAGCACGCTGACCCGCATCCATCGCCGTAACTTTTACCTTCACGCCAATCTGCGCCAGCTGCTGCTGCGTGAACTGCAGCACCTTCTGCGCGGTGCTGTGGTTGTGCGACGACCAGAGCGTGGTTTCAAATCCGTTCGGGTAGCCCGCCTCTTTCAGCAGCGCTTTGGCTTTAGCGGGATCGTAGCTGATAGCCGGATAGGTCTGCGCAAAGTCGATAGCGGGCGGCACGATGCCGGTCGCAGGCGTGGCGTAACCGGCGAAGGCCACCTTCGCCAGCGCCTGACGGTTGATGGCATATTCCAGCGCTTCACGCACCTTCGGATTGTCGAACGGCTTCTGCGTCACGTTAAGGCTGATGTAACGCTGCATAATCGAAGGCGTGGTTACCACATTGAGCTTGCTGTTCTTCTCCAGCAGTTTTGCCTGCTCATAAGGCACCGGGAACGCAAGGTTCGCTTCGCCGGTCTGCAGCATGGCCGCGCGGGTATTGTTATCCACTACCGGTCGCCAGGTAATGCTATCCAGCTTCGGATAGCCCGGTTTCCAGTAGCCGTCCCACTTCTTCACCTTCACAAAGTCGGTCTGATTCCAGGTTTCAAACACAAACGGACCGGTTCCCACCGGATGGAAACCGATCTCTTTGCCATATTTTTTCAGCGCGGCAGGCGAAATCATCGCCGCCGCCGGATGGGCCAGGATGTTGATAAAGGCGGAGAACGGCTCTTTCAGCGTGACTTTCACCGTAGTTGGATCCACCACTTCGGTGCTGGCGATATGTTTAAACAGGTTGTAGCGCTTGAGATGGTTATCCGGGTTGCTGGCACGATCGAGGTTGACCTTTACCGCGTCCGCATTGAAGTCCGTGCCATCCTGGAATTTAACCCCGGAACGCAGCTTGATGGTGTAGGTCAGGCCGTCGGCGCTGGCCTGATAGCTCTCCGCCAGCACATTGGTGAGCTTCATCTCTTTATCAAAGCCAAACAGCCCCTGATAGAACGATTTCGCGACCGCCTGCGACAGCGTGTCGTTGGCGTCATAGGGATCGAGCGTGGTGAAGTTGGACGCGACGGCAATCACCGCATCCTGTGCTGCCCAGGCGGGCAATGCCATTGCGCTGCTTAACACGCCAGCCGCCAGTAACCCTTTACGCATCGTACTCTGCATTTTGTTCTCCTGTAATCCCTGTTGGGTTGGTCGCCGGGGCGACATCGTCACTGTTCAGGTCGCGCTGATAACGTGGCGGGCGACGAAATGGCCCGGAGCCACCTCTATCAGCGGTGCCACTTCAGGTTCATCCCCTAACGCATGAATCGGGCTGGGGATCTCATCGACCAGTAAGGCGCGTTCACGAGGCCGGTGTGCCGGATCGGCTACCGGCACCGCGGCCATGAGTTTTCGGGTATAGGGGTGTTGCGGCTGTTCAAACACTGCCTGACGCGGCCCTATCTCAACAATCTGACCGAGATACATTACCGCCACGCGGTGGCTGATACGCTCCACCACCGCCATATCGTGAGAAATAAACAGAAAGGCGATGCCAAACTCGCGCTGCAGGTCGAGCATAAGATTAATAATCTGCGCCTGAATCGACACATCCAGCGCGGAGACAGACTCATCGGCGATGACCACCTTCGGATTCAGCGCCAGCGCGCGGGCAATACAGATGCGCTGGCGCTGCCCGCCGGAAAATTCATGTGGATAGCGCTGAGCATGC
Encoded here:
- a CDS encoding DUF4385 domain-containing protein, with the translated sequence MKPFDYDQDFSTIDFRQHPELYQVGRGEQGVLMVEPYKGEILPHWRFRTVPIAEESAEKIMALFEDYRRQDDFVGMDMARKFIQMGYTRARRYSNHKGGRKYDADGKELPRGVNEEKAAAAAIFKGYWDKLREDEDYLRRKKAHQQQYG
- the gsiD gene encoding glutathione ABC transporter permease GsiD, whose amino-acid sequence is MKNWRREAALKTMPLIAENRVRTPWREFWRRFRRQPVALLAGVFVLILIVLAVIAPWIAPFDAENYFDYDRLNDGPSLMHFFGVDSLGRDIFSRVLVGTRISLIAGFFSVVIGAVIGTLFGLLAGYYEGWWDRITMRICDVLFAFPGILLAIAVVAIMGSGMSNVIVAVAIFSIPAFARLVRGNTLVLKHQTYIESARSIGASDWTILMRHILPGTVSPIVVYFTMRVGTSIITAASLSFLGLGAQPPTPEWGAMLNEARADMVIAPHVAIFPSLAIFFTVLAFNLLGDGLRDALDPKLKR
- the gsiC gene encoding glutathione ABC transporter permease GsiC → MFNYFLKRLFGLIPTLLIVAVLVFLFVHLLPGDPARLIAGPEADASVVALVRQELGLDLPLPQQFWHFMLNALQGDFGQSMVSKRPVADEIASRFMPTLWLTLASMIWAVIFGMTIGIVSAVWRNRWPDRLGMTLAVSGISFPAFALGMLLMQVFSVELGWLPTVGAESWKHYILPSITLGAAVAAVMARFTRASFVEVMQEDYMRTARAKGVRESLVVVKHGLRNAMIPVVTMMGLQFGFLLGGSIVVEVVFNWPGLGRLLVDSVAMRDYPVIQAEVLLFSLEFILINLFVDMLYAVINPAIRFKESR
- the gsiB gene encoding glutathione ABC transporter substrate-binding protein GsiB → MQSTMRKGLLAAGVLSSAMALPAWAAQDAVIAVASNFTTLDPYDANDTLSQAVAKSFYQGLFGFDKEMKLTNVLAESYQASADGLTYTIKLRSGVKFQDGTDFNADAVKVNLDRASNPDNHLKRYNLFKHIASTEVVDPTTVKVTLKEPFSAFINILAHPAAAMISPAALKKYGKEIGFHPVGTGPFVFETWNQTDFVKVKKWDGYWKPGYPKLDSITWRPVVDNNTRAAMLQTGEANLAFPVPYEQAKLLEKNSKLNVVTTPSIMQRYISLNVTQKPFDNPKVREALEYAINRQALAKVAFAGYATPATGIVPPAIDFAQTYPAISYDPAKAKALLKEAGYPNGFETTLWSSHNHSTAQKVLQFTQQQLAQIGVKVKVTAMDAGQRAAEVEGKGQKESGVRMFYTGWSASTGEADWALTPLFATAAWPPAIFNTAFYSNPKVDKDLADALKTTDRAEKARLYKEAQDTIWQDHPWIPLVVEQLVSANSKNLTGFYVMPDTSFNFDEATLK